A single window of Acidimicrobiales bacterium DNA harbors:
- a CDS encoding MurT ligase domain-containing protein, giving the protein MAAGPVRGRRATPSGLHAVRSTAARTLADAAGSLSRRLGRGGGTALPGRILLALSPDAVEGLSRSLADGAVVVSATNGKTTTTRLIVAAAEADGRVVSTNRAGSNLLRGVATTLLADRRRRPRPSLGVFEVDEAALPSVLERVDVRVVVLMNLFRDQLDRYGELENLVTRWRHAVSSLDPGTRIVANADDPAVATIAARHDLVTWFGIDDPRVGRDSLPHAADAVRCRTCGSRLVHDLVTVGHLGHWRCPEGHERRPDPDVSVTRVGLHGVERVTATIAVGSDHAEIDVALPGLHNVYNVAAALATAHSLGIGTDVAAAAIDATPAAFGRAERISVADTDLVILLAKNPTGANENVRTVASTDGPLHLLISLNDRTADGRDVSWIWDVDWEPILGRAAHVTVTGDRAHDLALRFRYADTPPAAVTVEPSVSDALDSALAHAGPGGTLYALPTYTAMLDLRAELVRRGVVDNFWADR; this is encoded by the coding sequence GTGGCGGCGGGTCCTGTGCGTGGACGGCGGGCGACGCCGTCGGGGCTCCACGCTGTGCGATCGACTGCGGCCCGCACCCTCGCAGACGCCGCCGGATCGCTCTCCCGCAGGCTCGGCCGGGGCGGCGGGACCGCCTTGCCGGGACGCATCCTGTTGGCACTGTCCCCTGACGCGGTCGAAGGTCTGAGCCGTTCGCTCGCCGACGGCGCGGTGGTCGTGTCCGCGACGAACGGCAAGACGACGACGACACGCCTCATCGTCGCCGCAGCTGAGGCCGACGGGCGCGTCGTGTCGACGAACAGGGCCGGTTCCAACCTTCTGCGCGGCGTCGCCACCACGCTCCTCGCGGATCGGCGGCGCCGACCACGACCCTCGCTCGGGGTGTTCGAGGTCGACGAGGCGGCCCTGCCGTCGGTCCTCGAGAGGGTGGACGTGCGCGTGGTCGTCCTCATGAATCTGTTCCGAGACCAGCTCGACCGGTACGGAGAACTCGAGAATCTGGTCACGCGGTGGCGGCATGCCGTCTCCTCGCTCGATCCGGGGACCCGGATCGTCGCCAACGCCGACGACCCGGCTGTGGCCACCATCGCCGCCCGTCACGATCTGGTCACGTGGTTCGGCATCGATGACCCCCGCGTCGGCCGCGACTCCCTGCCCCACGCAGCCGACGCCGTCCGGTGTCGCACCTGTGGGTCGCGGCTGGTCCACGACCTGGTCACCGTCGGACATCTCGGCCACTGGCGCTGCCCCGAAGGCCACGAACGCCGTCCCGACCCCGACGTGTCGGTCACCCGGGTGGGTCTGCACGGCGTGGAACGGGTGACCGCCACCATCGCCGTCGGGTCCGACCACGCCGAGATCGACGTCGCCCTCCCCGGCCTGCACAACGTCTACAACGTGGCGGCGGCGCTGGCGACGGCACACAGCCTCGGTATAGGCACCGACGTCGCCGCCGCGGCGATCGACGCGACGCCGGCCGCTTTCGGGCGCGCCGAGAGGATCAGCGTGGCGGACACGGACCTGGTGATCCTCCTCGCGAAGAACCCGACCGGGGCCAACGAGAACGTCCGCACCGTCGCATCGACCGACGGACCGCTCCACCTGCTCATCTCGCTCAACGACCGTACGGCGGACGGCCGCGACGTGTCGTGGATCTGGGATGTCGACTGGGAGCCGATTCTGGGCCGCGCCGCCCATGTCACCGTCACCGGAGACCGAGCCCACGACCTCGCGCTGCGGTTCCGCTACGCGGACACCCCTCCGGCGGCGGTGACGGTCGAACCGTCCGTCAGCGACGCGCTCGACAGCGCGCTCGCCCATGCCGGCCCCGGCGGGACCCTCTACGCCCTGCCCACCTACACCGCGATGTTGGACCTGCGCGCCGAACTGGTCCGTCGCGGCGTCGTCGACAACTTCTGGGCGGACCGGTGA
- the cysC gene encoding adenylyl-sulfate kinase, producing the protein MTGPSTGDRSPNVVWHESAFPRAGRWTSIGHRGATVWFTGLSGSGKSTLAVAVEAALVDSGAPAYLLDGDNLRHGLNADLGFTASDRDENVRRVSEVARLFADAGVVALVPLISPYRDARGRARRIHEVAGLDFIEVFVDTPIEVCERRDPKGLYAKARAGEITGFTGIDDPYEAPEAPELWLTPDDGDLDSQVAMVIEAVRRITEPDA; encoded by the coding sequence GTGACGGGGCCGTCGACGGGGGACCGCAGCCCCAACGTCGTATGGCACGAGTCTGCGTTTCCGCGGGCCGGACGCTGGACCTCGATCGGTCATCGTGGCGCCACGGTCTGGTTCACCGGTCTCTCGGGGTCCGGGAAGTCGACCCTTGCCGTCGCCGTCGAGGCCGCCCTCGTCGACAGCGGTGCGCCGGCCTACCTGCTCGATGGTGACAACCTCCGTCACGGCCTGAATGCGGACCTCGGCTTCACCGCGTCGGATCGAGACGAGAACGTACGACGCGTCTCGGAGGTCGCCCGACTCTTCGCCGATGCCGGAGTCGTCGCACTGGTTCCGCTCATAAGCCCGTACCGCGATGCGCGAGGTCGGGCGCGGCGGATACACGAGGTCGCCGGTCTCGACTTCATCGAGGTCTTCGTCGACACCCCGATCGAAGTCTGCGAACGGCGGGACCCGAAGGGCCTCTACGCGAAGGCCCGGGCCGGCGAGATCACCGGTTTCACCGGCATCGACGACCCCTACGAGGCGCCGGAGGCCCCCGAACTGTGGTTGACGCCCGACGACGGAGACCTGGATTCCCAGGTGGCGATGGTCATCGAGGCCGTCAGGAGAATCACCGAACCCGACGCGTGA